In one window of Hyla sarda isolate aHylSar1 chromosome 1, aHylSar1.hap1, whole genome shotgun sequence DNA:
- the LOC130307128 gene encoding uncharacterized protein LOC130307128, translating into MSCPLKYLFIAMNACGFIFIFLFFLHQPEDRNINFSPNIVTGPFIALEDNKTFIISPYYDPRETNLIRTIAVVHKTVKDLYCLFYCKHNGVLPVKAEIDIVKDWFGFPYETANLLCKIPSEWDYVYMSIHINSSEDRKQIPVLKIPKEPLKSFSASFTVCISALYGRYHNVMQVIQAIEMYKLLGASRVTIYNNSCHENVDKVLRYYIQEGVVEVIPWPVDKYLKTTTKWKYVKGDDSDIGYYGQVAALNDCMYRNMFKSEFVLLNDIDEIILPVKYWNWSSLMSNLLKRYPETSVFRFENHVFPSVVNASGFNYWYHVPGINILQHPYREPSDNESIKPRKMIINPRKVIQTSIHTVLKAEGHITAVSRKDSILFHCKAKRNKNIPEKNLIKDNIILRYNVTLFPKVDEVVQKLFPQH; encoded by the coding sequence ATGTCTTGTCCATTAAAATACCTGTTCATTGCAATGAATGCTTGTGGGTTCATTTTCATCTTCCTATTCTTTCTACATCAACCTGAGGATCGCAATATTAACTTCAGTCCCAACATTGTCACCGGCCCCTTCATCGCTCTTGAGGATAATAAGACTTTCATAATTTCTCCTTATTATGATCCCAGAGAAACTAATTTGATAAGAACAATTGCTGTAGTCCATAAAACAGTGAAAGACCTTTACTGCTTGTTCTATTGTAAACACAATGGTGTTTTACCTGTTAAGGCAGAAATTGACATTGTTAAAGACTGGTTTGGATTCCCTTATGAGACAGCCAACCTACTATGTAAAATCCCATCTGAATGGGATTATGTCTATATGTCCATCCATATAAACAGCTCAGAAGACAGAAAACAAATTCCAGTGTTAAAGATTCCAAAAGAGCCTCTAAAATCATTTTCTGCTAGTTTTACTGTTTGCATCTCTGCATTATATGGACGATATCATAATGTAATGCAGGTGATTCAGGCCATTGAAATGTATAAATTACTAGGAGCTTCTAGAGTCACCATCTACAACAACAGCTGCCATGAAAATGTGGATAAAGTACTGAGATATTACATTCAAGAAGGTGTTGTAGAAGTTATACCCTGGCCAGTAGACAAGTATCTAAAAACTACGACAAAATGGAAATATGTTAAAGGAGATGACAGTGATATTGGCTACTATGGACAAGTTGCGGCTTTAAATGACTGCATGTATAGAAATATGTTCAAAAGTGAATTTGTTCTCCTAAATGACATTGATGAGATTATTCTTCCAGTAAAGTATTGGAACTGGTCATCTTTAATGAGTAATCTTCTAAAACGATATCCGGAAACAAGTGTCTTTCGTTTTGAAAATCATGTCTTTCCATCAGTGGTTAATGCATCTGGATTCAACTATTGGTATCATGTACCAGGGATTAATATTCTTCAACATCCTTATAGAGAACCTAGTGATAACGAGTCCATCAAGCCACGAAAAATGATTATTAATCCACGAAAAGTCATTCAAACATCAATCCATACAGTTTTAAAGGCTGAAGGACATATTACAGCGGTTTCACGAAAAGATAGTATTCTATTTCACTGTAAAGCAAAACGGAACAAGAATATTCCAGAGAAGAACTTGATCAAGGATAACATCATTTTGCGATACAATGTGACTCTATTTCCGAAAGTTGATGAGGTTGTTCAGAAACTTTTCCCTCAGCACTAG